A genomic window from Sphingobacterium spiritivorum includes:
- a CDS encoding carboxypeptidase-like regulatory domain-containing protein gives MKSLNFFIVFLIATFAFQAKSLAQDKPTIPINTVVEKAQKLFQVYPIEKVHVHFDKPYYAVGDTLWFKTYLNRNLFEYDPSKITYVEVLNSRDSLIQTFKIPLKEGVGNGYFVLDPQFMVKDNYRFRAYTKWMANFDPVYFFNKIIPIGDAINNKVITNIEFKPNDNGTKTQAIVQFKDKTGKILSRSKVNWEAISGWETISKGKGETDDMGRITMNISAKDREILQSGELTVKVDGEKGQPPLVGNFLLKNAVWDVDVQFFPEGGDLIAGLAKNVGFKAVGSDGKGQKVTGRIVDSKNATITEFKDLGLGMGMFSMLPIAGEKYKASVKFENGQERTYTLPDVKTESVNLVFHKEADTTIQMGIVTSDTYFQKVQNQPYYILAVSNGQLCYAAQATLKNPSFLLTIPKNRFPNGIAQITLMKPDGTPISERLIYIQSDKLLDIKATADKQAYKPKDLVKLKLAIDNNGQKFPGSYSVAVVDETKVPYDDQEDLSIVSNFLLTSDIKGYVEKPNYYFDEKVENRLQALDALLMTQGFRRFSYTDIITDKLPAINFLPEQGITISGVLRMNTGRTVQNAGLLLKIPAAGVSKDAYTDVNGKFKFENVVFPDSSKVTVNARSNDNYRSLVINMDQSYFPGIDKNNPYESNRIDNIDRSIAPYLDNSRKEYRTSILLDEVAVTGVVKKVVSSKDFPSLSGLSMPEHRIDPSRLSGCNILTQCLTTVLTGITFDTQTLKYYVSRDYNAGGRIPVQFFLNGMPIDEASLNSINVPDIEGIEIFLRDELGTVSRMYQNNGVVSIYTKKEKKQPRMSLAQIESMLPKTNVIDMYPLGYIKERQFYLPKYDTPQRKAANDLRTTIYWNPNVNVTETGEIELEYYNADGNGNYKVVVEGMDKTGNVGRKVLIYQVK, from the coding sequence ATGAAGTCATTAAATTTTTTTATTGTATTCCTGATTGCTACATTTGCCTTTCAGGCCAAATCTCTGGCACAAGATAAACCCACTATTCCGATTAATACTGTTGTTGAAAAAGCACAGAAGCTTTTTCAGGTCTATCCGATCGAAAAGGTTCACGTGCACTTCGATAAACCGTATTATGCGGTAGGAGACACACTCTGGTTTAAAACTTATCTGAATCGCAATCTGTTTGAATACGATCCTTCGAAGATCACCTATGTTGAGGTGTTGAATAGCCGGGATTCTCTTATCCAGACTTTCAAAATTCCTTTAAAAGAAGGTGTAGGTAACGGATATTTTGTATTGGATCCTCAGTTTATGGTCAAAGACAATTACCGTTTCAGAGCTTATACCAAATGGATGGCCAATTTTGATCCAGTATATTTCTTCAATAAGATTATACCTATAGGAGATGCTATTAATAATAAGGTCATTACCAATATTGAATTCAAACCAAATGACAACGGTACCAAAACACAGGCTATTGTTCAGTTTAAAGATAAGACAGGTAAGATATTAAGTCGATCCAAAGTCAATTGGGAAGCTATATCCGGATGGGAAACCATCAGTAAAGGAAAAGGTGAAACCGATGATATGGGACGTATCACAATGAATATTTCTGCCAAGGATCGTGAAATACTGCAAAGCGGAGAGCTGACGGTCAAGGTCGATGGAGAGAAAGGGCAACCCCCTTTAGTGGGTAATTTTTTACTAAAAAATGCCGTATGGGATGTAGATGTTCAATTTTTTCCGGAAGGTGGGGATCTCATTGCAGGACTGGCAAAGAATGTCGGGTTTAAAGCCGTGGGTTCGGATGGAAAAGGACAAAAAGTGACGGGCCGGATTGTAGATTCAAAGAATGCCACTATAACAGAATTTAAAGATCTGGGGTTAGGAATGGGTATGTTCTCTATGCTTCCTATTGCGGGGGAGAAGTATAAAGCCAGCGTCAAGTTTGAAAATGGACAGGAGCGCACCTATACACTTCCGGATGTAAAAACCGAATCTGTCAATCTGGTATTCCATAAGGAAGCAGATACCACTATTCAAATGGGAATCGTGACCAGCGATACCTACTTTCAAAAAGTTCAGAATCAACCCTACTATATTCTGGCCGTATCCAACGGACAGTTGTGTTATGCGGCACAGGCTACACTGAAAAATCCATCATTTTTACTGACCATACCAAAAAATCGTTTTCCAAACGGGATTGCTCAGATTACACTCATGAAGCCGGATGGAACTCCCATCAGTGAACGATTGATCTATATTCAATCCGATAAATTGCTGGACATAAAAGCAACGGCTGATAAGCAAGCCTACAAACCAAAAGATCTGGTCAAACTGAAACTGGCGATCGATAATAATGGTCAAAAATTTCCGGGTAGCTATTCGGTCGCTGTCGTAGACGAAACGAAAGTTCCTTATGATGATCAGGAAGACCTTTCTATAGTGAGTAATTTCCTGCTAACATCGGATATCAAAGGCTATGTGGAGAAGCCAAACTATTACTTTGATGAAAAGGTGGAAAACAGATTACAGGCTCTGGACGCATTGTTAATGACGCAAGGGTTCAGAAGGTTTTCTTATACAGACATTATAACTGATAAATTGCCAGCTATTAATTTCCTTCCGGAACAAGGAATTACTATTTCCGGAGTACTCCGTATGAATACGGGTAGAACTGTTCAAAATGCAGGACTGCTTTTGAAAATCCCGGCAGCAGGAGTCAGCAAGGATGCGTACACGGATGTAAACGGTAAATTCAAATTTGAGAATGTGGTATTCCCGGATTCTTCAAAAGTAACGGTAAATGCCAGAAGTAATGATAATTACAGAAGCCTGGTTATCAATATGGATCAATCGTATTTTCCGGGTATTGATAAGAACAATCCTTACGAAAGTAACAGGATTGACAATATAGATCGTTCAATTGCACCTTATCTGGATAACAGCCGCAAGGAATACCGTACATCTATCTTATTGGATGAAGTCGCGGTTACCGGAGTGGTGAAAAAAGTAGTATCAAGTAAAGATTTTCCATCTTTGTCCGGATTATCGATGCCTGAACACAGAATAGATCCATCCAGACTTTCCGGATGTAATATTCTTACTCAATGTCTGACAACAGTTTTGACAGGTATCACATTTGATACTCAGACGTTAAAATATTATGTAAGCAGGGACTACAATGCAGGAGGACGTATTCCGGTACAATTCTTCTTAAATGGTATGCCTATAGATGAAGCCAGTCTTAATTCTATCAATGTGCCCGATATTGAAGGGATCGAGATCTTCCTTCGGGATGAGTTAGGTACAGTGAGCAGAATGTATCAAAATAATGGTGTTGTCTCCATTTATACTAAGAAAGAGAAGAAACAACCTCGTATGTCCCTTGCACAGATTGAGAGTATGTTGCCAAAAACAAATGTTATTGATATGTATCCGCTGGGATATATCAAAGAAAGACAGTTTTATCTGCCTAAGTATGATACACCGCAACGTAAAGCTGCGAATGATCTGCGTACGACAATCTACTGGAATCCGAATGTAAATGTAACCGAAACGGGTGAGATAGAACTTGAATATTATAATGCAGATGGCAATGGTAATTATAAAGTCGTTGTCGAAGGAATGGATAAAACAGGTAATGTAGGTCGAAAAGTATTGATATATCAAGTCAAATAA
- a CDS encoding YihY/virulence factor BrkB family protein, whose protein sequence is MSKIPFKARVKDFGGLMMNVINGFLDDKCMKMSASLAYYTVFSIGPLIIIIIWCIGFFYGTQLDGPTGARDEVFKEFSELFGKDVAVQVQSTIQKISFENRSNIGIIVGIVTLIITSTTIFVDIQDSINTIWKVKAKAKKGWLKLIINRLISFSMVLGLGFLLIASLMINGIIVALTNYFGQYFENISLPMLDWINTGITFMVITALFGFIFSFLPDAKVRFRDILGGAIFTALLFMFGRYAISLYITQSATASAYGAAGSIIVLLGWVYYSSAILYFGAEFTKEIAIRYGKGIRPTSFAVLVKQTELEIDVETGQRKISKSTPEVPMNVSEIEKD, encoded by the coding sequence ATGTCAAAAATTCCGTTTAAGGCCAGAGTAAAAGACTTTGGAGGACTCATGATGAATGTCATCAATGGTTTTCTGGATGACAAATGTATGAAAATGAGCGCCTCACTTGCCTATTACACTGTATTCTCCATAGGTCCGCTTATCATCATCATCATCTGGTGTATTGGATTTTTCTATGGTACACAGTTAGACGGCCCCACAGGTGCGCGTGATGAAGTGTTTAAGGAATTTTCAGAACTCTTTGGAAAAGATGTAGCTGTACAGGTACAGTCAACGATCCAAAAGATCAGCTTTGAAAACAGATCGAACATCGGAATTATTGTCGGAATCGTCACACTTATCATTACCTCAACGACCATTTTTGTAGATATACAGGATTCTATAAACACAATATGGAAGGTGAAGGCCAAAGCGAAAAAAGGATGGCTCAAACTGATTATCAACAGACTTATATCTTTTTCCATGGTATTGGGTCTTGGATTTCTACTGATTGCCTCACTGATGATCAACGGGATTATCGTGGCACTCACCAATTACTTTGGTCAGTATTTTGAAAATATAAGTCTGCCCATGCTGGACTGGATTAATACCGGAATTACATTTATGGTTATTACGGCTTTATTCGGCTTTATATTTTCCTTCCTTCCGGATGCCAAAGTCAGGTTCAGGGATATACTAGGAGGAGCTATATTTACCGCCTTATTATTTATGTTCGGAAGGTATGCTATCTCTTTGTACATCACCCAGTCGGCCACAGCAAGTGCATATGGGGCTGCAGGATCTATTATAGTCCTGTTAGGTTGGGTATATTACTCTTCAGCTATTCTCTACTTCGGAGCAGAGTTTACCAAAGAAATTGCTATACGTTACGGTAAAGGAATTCGGCCGACTTCATTTGCAGTTCTCGTTAAACAGACAGAATTGGAAATAGACGTAGAAACCGGACAACGCAAAATTTCAAAAAGTACTCCTGAAGTACCTATGAATGTATCTGAAATTGAAAAAGATTAA
- a CDS encoding AMP-dependent synthetase/ligase has translation MNTLTRVFDFITRYKEEFSKPIMVAGKREGKWKTYSTDEFIEIIDNISKAMLARGVKKGDRIALMSGNRPEWNFVDFAANQIGAAIVPLYPTLSSQDLTYIIADAEVRSIFVSNAELTGKVKTALKENNLEINLFTFEKIDDLPTLDDVIAFGKEQDIDLKPYKDAVSEDDLLTLIYTSGTTGKPKGVLLTHKNVMSNVNASNHLLKTEYNKALSFLPLCHIFERMVVYLYFSRGVQIYYAENLDNIVADINEVKPMAFTTVPRVLEKVYDKIVEKGKALTGIKKALFFWALELGHKYQEPEKNGAFYNLKLGIARKLIFSKWKEALGGEIKLIVSGGAALQERLARVFWAAGIQVLEGYGLTETSPVIAVNTWQPNGVRFGTVGKVLSNLDVKIGQDGEILVKGPSITAGYYKNEEATKEAIDEEGYFHTGDIGELSKDGFLKITDRKKEMFKTAGGKYVAPQVLENKFMESTLIGQVMVLGENRKFPSALIVPAFEELEKWCKHKGIAYTSKDEIIKDPKVIEKYQSEIDRLNAGFGHWEQVKKFKLLNKEWSIDSGELTPKLSLKRKIILQKFEDTINGIYEETGSKS, from the coding sequence TTGAGATTATCGACAATATAAGTAAGGCTATGCTGGCCAGAGGGGTGAAAAAAGGAGACCGCATAGCATTAATGTCCGGCAATCGTCCGGAATGGAACTTTGTAGATTTCGCAGCCAATCAGATCGGGGCAGCTATTGTACCTTTATACCCAACACTTTCCAGTCAGGACTTAACCTATATAATTGCAGATGCTGAAGTGCGTTCTATTTTTGTAAGCAATGCGGAACTGACCGGTAAAGTCAAAACAGCACTGAAAGAGAATAATCTGGAAATTAACCTGTTTACATTCGAAAAAATTGATGACCTGCCGACACTGGATGATGTGATCGCATTCGGAAAAGAGCAGGATATCGATCTGAAGCCCTATAAAGATGCGGTATCTGAAGACGATCTGCTGACACTTATTTATACCTCAGGAACGACTGGCAAACCGAAGGGGGTATTGCTGACGCATAAAAACGTCATGAGTAATGTCAATGCCTCAAATCACCTGCTGAAGACAGAGTACAATAAGGCATTAAGTTTCCTTCCGCTCTGCCATATCTTTGAGCGTATGGTTGTTTATCTGTATTTCTCACGCGGTGTTCAGATATATTATGCAGAAAATCTGGACAATATCGTGGCAGATATCAATGAAGTGAAGCCAATGGCATTTACAACGGTACCACGTGTACTGGAAAAAGTCTATGACAAGATCGTAGAAAAAGGTAAAGCGCTTACCGGAATCAAAAAGGCTTTATTCTTCTGGGCATTGGAACTCGGTCATAAATATCAGGAACCTGAAAAAAACGGAGCTTTCTACAACCTCAAACTGGGTATTGCCCGCAAGCTGATCTTCTCCAAATGGAAAGAAGCGTTGGGTGGCGAGATCAAGCTAATTGTATCAGGAGGAGCCGCTTTGCAGGAACGCCTGGCACGTGTATTCTGGGCTGCCGGCATACAAGTACTGGAAGGTTACGGACTGACGGAGACTTCTCCGGTTATTGCGGTCAACACGTGGCAACCAAACGGTGTTCGTTTTGGTACGGTGGGTAAAGTATTAAGTAATCTGGATGTGAAAATCGGCCAGGATGGAGAGATATTGGTGAAAGGCCCCAGTATCACGGCCGGATATTATAAAAATGAAGAGGCTACTAAAGAAGCTATCGATGAAGAAGGATATTTTCACACCGGCGATATCGGCGAATTATCTAAGGATGGCTTCCTGAAAATCACTGATCGTAAGAAAGAGATGTTCAAAACTGCAGGAGGTAAATATGTCGCTCCGCAGGTATTGGAAAACAAATTCATGGAATCTACGTTAATTGGACAGGTAATGGTGCTTGGAGAAAACCGTAAATTCCCGTCAGCACTGATTGTTCCGGCATTTGAAGAGCTGGAAAAATGGTGTAAACATAAAGGCATAGCCTACACCTCCAAAGATGAAATCATCAAAGATCCTAAAGTAATCGAAAAATATCAAAGTGAAATAGATCGGTTAAATGCGGGATTCGGACATTGGGAACAGGTTAAAAAATTCAAATTGCTCAATAAGGAATGGAGTATTGACAGCGGCGAACTCACACCAAAACTAAGTTTAAAACGTAAAATTATCCTTCAGAAATTCGAAGATACCATCAATGGTATTTATGAAGAAACAGGAAGTAAAAGCTAA